A window of Streptomyces gilvosporeus contains these coding sequences:
- the cas7e gene encoding type I-E CRISPR-associated protein Cas7/Cse4/CasC, whose amino-acid sequence MSVPARFIDIHILQSVPYANLNRDDTNSVKTVQYGNVLRTRVSSQCWKRAVRDRFEELIGQAALRTRRIGERTAHELGERGWPQHLAQRSGAHIAAASSIKFELAKDDAKQPVPNKVLTNAMVYVPQAAVAELADIAEQHREKLEAAKDIKKPADKSVLPKDAVEAVLRSRNGVINLFGRMLAEVDDAGVDGAVQVAHALTTHKTDIELDYFSAVDDITNAWNDATGSGHMGHAEYSAGTFYRYATVDLRDLAANIGDEPTAARELITSCLASFIESLPQAKKNSTAPHTIPDLVHISVRTDRPLSFAAAFEKPVRANADGGFTEISCTQLATYAEAANKLLGSGRILTSGWAGLATKDLTGLGKRRESFEDLVTSALDAALGQDSNEAA is encoded by the coding sequence ATGTCCGTGCCCGCCCGTTTCATCGATATCCACATCTTGCAGTCGGTCCCATATGCCAACTTGAATCGGGACGACACCAATTCCGTCAAGACCGTCCAGTACGGCAACGTCCTGCGGACCCGGGTCAGCAGCCAGTGCTGGAAGCGGGCCGTCCGCGACCGCTTCGAGGAGCTGATCGGGCAGGCCGCACTGCGCACCCGCCGCATCGGCGAACGCACCGCACACGAGCTGGGGGAGCGCGGCTGGCCGCAGCACCTGGCACAGCGCTCCGGCGCCCACATCGCGGCGGCCAGCAGCATCAAGTTCGAGCTCGCCAAGGACGACGCCAAGCAGCCGGTCCCCAACAAAGTGCTGACCAACGCGATGGTGTACGTGCCGCAGGCGGCGGTCGCCGAGCTGGCGGATATCGCCGAACAGCACCGCGAAAAGCTGGAGGCGGCCAAGGACATCAAGAAGCCCGCCGACAAGAGCGTGCTGCCCAAGGACGCCGTCGAAGCGGTGCTGCGTTCCCGTAACGGCGTCATCAACCTCTTCGGTCGGATGCTCGCCGAGGTCGATGACGCGGGTGTGGACGGCGCTGTGCAGGTCGCCCACGCGCTGACCACGCACAAGACGGACATCGAACTGGACTACTTCTCCGCCGTGGACGACATCACCAATGCCTGGAACGATGCGACGGGCAGCGGGCACATGGGCCACGCCGAGTACAGTGCCGGCACCTTCTACCGCTACGCCACCGTGGACCTGCGCGACCTGGCCGCCAACATCGGCGACGAACCGACGGCAGCCCGCGAGCTAATCACCTCTTGCCTCGCCTCGTTCATCGAATCCCTGCCGCAGGCCAAGAAGAACTCCACCGCCCCGCACACCATTCCCGACCTGGTGCACATCTCCGTACGTACCGATCGCCCCCTGTCCTTTGCGGCCGCCTTCGAAAAGCCCGTCCGCGCCAACGCCGACGGCGGGTTTACCGAGATCTCCTGCACACAGCTCGCCACGTACGCAGAGGCCGCGAACAAACTGCTCGGCTCAGGTCGCATCCTCACCTCCGGCTGGGCCGGCCTGGCCACCAAGGACCTGACCGGTCTGGGCAAGCGCCGCGAATCCTTCGAGGACCTCGTCACCAGCGCCCTGGACGCCGCCCTCGGGCAAGACTCCAACGAGGCAGCATAG